A section of the Vibrio vulnificus CMCP6 genome encodes:
- the pheS gene encoding phenylalanine--tRNA ligase subunit alpha, which translates to MQHLQEIIANANAAIDAAQSLVALDEVRVQYLGKKGELTAQLQSLGKLPPEERREAGQEINKAKEVVQHALAARKDALQRAELEAKLASETIDVTLPGRRIENGGLHPVTRTVERIEQFFGELGFNVESGPEIEDAFHNFDALNIAADHPARTDHDTFFFNPDLMLRTHTSGVQIRTMENGKPPFRFIAPGRVYRNDYDQTHTPMFHQVEGMLVDENVNFAQLKGILHDFLCNFFEEEVEVRFRPSYFPFTEPSAEVDVKGKNGKWLEVLGCGMVHPNVLRSVGIDPEKYSGFAFGMGVERLTMLRYGVNDLRAFFENDLRFLKQFK; encoded by the coding sequence ATGCAACATCTACAAGAGATCATTGCTAACGCGAATGCTGCGATTGATGCCGCACAGTCGCTTGTCGCACTCGATGAAGTGCGAGTTCAGTATCTAGGTAAGAAAGGTGAGCTAACGGCTCAACTACAAAGCCTAGGTAAACTTCCACCAGAAGAGCGCCGCGAAGCTGGTCAAGAGATCAACAAGGCCAAAGAGGTTGTTCAACACGCTTTAGCAGCTCGTAAAGACGCACTGCAAAGAGCGGAATTGGAAGCAAAACTGGCTTCAGAAACCATCGATGTGACCCTACCTGGTCGTCGTATCGAAAATGGTGGTCTTCACCCAGTTACGCGTACAGTTGAGCGTATTGAACAGTTTTTTGGTGAACTAGGCTTTAACGTTGAGTCTGGCCCAGAAATCGAAGACGCATTCCACAACTTCGACGCGCTAAACATCGCAGCAGATCACCCGGCGCGTACAGACCACGATACCTTCTTCTTCAATCCAGATTTGATGTTGCGTACTCATACGTCTGGCGTACAGATCCGTACGATGGAAAATGGTAAACCACCATTCCGTTTCATCGCACCAGGCCGTGTATACCGTAACGATTACGACCAAACGCACACGCCAATGTTCCACCAAGTGGAAGGCATGCTGGTGGATGAAAACGTGAATTTTGCACAGCTAAAAGGCATCTTGCACGATTTCCTATGTAACTTCTTCGAAGAGGAAGTTGAAGTCCGTTTCCGTCCGTCTTACTTCCCATTCACTGAGCCTTCAGCAGAAGTGGATGTAAAAGGTAAAAACGGTAAATGGTTAGAAGTACTAGGCTGCGGTATGGTTCACCCGAACGTACTTCGTAGCGTTGGCATCGATCCTGAAAAATACTCTGGTTTTGCATTCGGTATGGGTGTTGAGCGTCTAACCATGCTTCGTTATGGCGTGAACGACCTACGAGCGTTCTTCGAGAACGATCTTCGTTTCCTAAAACAGTTCAAGTAA